The genomic segment AAATACCTGAACTTCGCCCCCAAGCTGTTTGCCGCCGTGCGTGAACAATTTGGCGATGACATTCACCTGTTGCACGATGTTCACCACCGTTTAACCCCCATTGAGGCGGCGCGGCTGGGTAAAGAGCTGGAGCCGTTTCATCTATTCTGGATGGAAGACGCGGTACCAGCCGAAAACCAGGAAGGTTTTAAACTGATACGCCAACACACCACAACGCCCATCGCGGTAGGCGAAGTATTTAACAGCATCCACGACTGCCGCGAGCTGATTCAGAATCAACTGATTGACTATATTCGCACCACCATTGTCCACGGTGGCGGTATCACGCATTTGCGCCGTATTGCAGACTTAGCCAGCTTGTACCATGTGCGCACGGGTTTTCACGGTGCTACCGATTTATCACCGGTGTGTATGGGCGCGGCCTTGCACTTTGACTACTGGGTGCCGAATTTTGGTATTCAGGAGCATATGCCTCACAGCGAGCTGATGGAATCGGTCTTTACTCGCCACTACGAATTTAACGCCGGCTTCTTTACCCCAGGCGAGGCGCCGGGTCATGGGGTGGATATTGATGAGTCCCTGGCCGCGCGCTACCCGTACAAACGCGCCTGCCTGCCGGTTAACCGACTGGAAGATGGCACCCTGTGGCACTGGTAACCACGCTTTAAAGTTACGACGCTAGGCGGAGCGCAGCTCGCTTAACTGCTGGCGCGCGCGGGCGATATTGTCGCGGCACGATTGCCACAAATCCGCACGTACCTCGCGCAAGGGGCCTTCGATCTCGGAATGC from the Gilvimarinus sp. DA14 genome contains:
- the manD gene encoding D-mannonate dehydratase ManD, which produces MKIVAAKVIVCSPGRNFVTVKITTDEGVYGIGDATLNGREKAVVSYLEDYVLPALIGRDPQQIEDIWQFLYRGAYWRRGPIGMTAIAGVDTALWDIKAKLANMPLYQLLGGRSRDKIMVYTHANGKDIPSTLEAVAKAQEAGYQAIRIQCGIPGVASTYGVAKAGKAYEPADADLPTESVWSTEKYLNFAPKLFAAVREQFGDDIHLLHDVHHRLTPIEAARLGKELEPFHLFWMEDAVPAENQEGFKLIRQHTTTPIAVGEVFNSIHDCRELIQNQLIDYIRTTIVHGGGITHLRRIADLASLYHVRTGFHGATDLSPVCMGAALHFDYWVPNFGIQEHMPHSELMESVFTRHYEFNAGFFTPGEAPGHGVDIDESLAARYPYKRACLPVNRLEDGTLWHW